In one window of Echeneis naucrates chromosome 17, fEcheNa1.1, whole genome shotgun sequence DNA:
- the colec12 gene encoding collectin-12 isoform X1, whose protein sequence is MKDDFADEEDVQSFGYKRFGIQEGTECTKCKNDWALRAAIALLYVLCALLTIAVAVLGYKVVQRMDNVTDGMQNYGGKINAVETDLKKLDDEAGVMSVNATSEIKTFKSDLEALQNQLNDIALRATRNRDVLDELQVTGDDMQNGHMSLQSFLEGNTASLRGLNQTLSSYGGMIDNLQTGTARLQSEIQGQVKVQSQTQVSVSALNISQSQQRSLLRNLQKTVEDTGQAVQKLKNDYQGLQQTARQNRADTEWLKEKVQNLQVLAANNSALARSNGESLEDLGAQLSTLASQIQNASAITEGHDQSMRELMDRQRDHDNATSSKFDGMEARLDRHENDMDRVTGNVSFAAQLLGSISSDLNGLRSCAETVLRHSDLLLSLNGSLTEAKEDSRELRAQQEDLAARLDKEVNNLSMVMEEMKVVDSKHSQLITNFTILQGPPGPRGPKGDRGPQGPVGQTGQKGDKGEKGMPGSVGPKGEKGVLGQPGPTGPKGTAGARGLPGSKGSRGSGGRPGNPGVPGDPGAPGVPGRDGPPGVPGLQGPQGPKGDPGPAGLDGPAGPVGPMGPPGAPGIPGRPAPPILIRPLQPTHVPEPPKPAEPEGSVSRLVQPSVSSTTAPGCPPEFKKFGDSCYYLSSGSQRLNFDEANQFCANRSSHMLIINDNEEQQFVRNAIAGKGYFWLGLTDREEENVWKWVDGTIPVFKKWKPGQPDNWTHGHEDGEDCAGLIHNANWNDFYCTDRIGFICERASDLKVPAL, encoded by the exons gAATTCAGGAGGGAACCGAGTGCACCAAGTGTAAAAATGATTGGGCATTGCGTGCAGCTATTGCACTTCTCTACGTGCTCTGTGCCCTGCTTACCATAGCGGTGGCTGTGCTTGGATACAAAG TGGTCCAGAGAATGGATAATGTTACAGATGGGATGCAGAATTATGGAGGCAAGATCAATGCTGTGGAGACAGATTTAAAGAAACTAG ATGATGAGGCAGGCGTGATGTCAGTTAATGCCACAAGTGAAATCAAAACTTTCAAATCAGATCTGGAGGCTTTACAGAACCAACTGAATGACATTGCTCTCAGGGCAACCAGAAACAGGGACGTCTTAGACGAGCTTCAGGTCACTGGAGATGACATGCAAAATGGCCACATGTCCCTGCAGAGTTTTTTGGAAGGCAATACTGCCTCATTGCGTGGGCTCAACCAGACCTTGAGCTCTTATGGTGGCATGATTGACAACCTCCAGACGGGCACCGCACGGCTCCAGTCAGAGATACAAGGTCAGGTCAAGGTGCAGAGCCAGACCCAGGTCAGCGTCAGTGCGCTAAACATCTCCCAGTCGCAGCAGCGCAGTCTGCTCAGGAACCTGCAGAAGACAGTGGAGGATACGGGCCAGGCAGTGCAGAAACTGAAGAATGATTACCAAGGTCTGCAgcagacagccagacagaaCCGGGCTGACACTGAGTGGTTAAAGGAAAAGGTCCAGAATCTCCAGGTATTGGCAGCCAACAACTCAGCTTTGGCCCGTTCCAACGGGGAATCTCTAGAGGACCTCGGGGCCCAGCTCAGCACACTAGCCAGCCAAATCCAGAACGCCTCAGCCATCACTGAAGGACACGACCAGAGCATGCGTGAGCTGATGGACCGCCAGCGAGACCACGATAACGCCACCTCATCTAAATTTGATGGGATGGAGGCACGATTAGACAGACACGAGAATGACATGGACCGTGTGACCGGAAACGTGAGCTTTGCCGCCCAGCTCCTCGGTTCCATCAGCTCCGACCTGAACGGCCTGAGATCCTGTGCTGAGACAGTGTTACGGCATTCAGACCTCTTACTAAGCCTTAATGGAAGTCTAACAGAGGCCAAGGAAGATAGCAGAGAGCTCCGTGCCCAGCAGGAGGATCTGGCAGCCAGGTTGGACAAAGAGGTCAACAACCTGTCGAtggtgatggaggagatgaaggTGGTCGACAGTAAACACTCTCAGCTCATCACCAACTTCACCATCCTGCAGG GTCCACCAGGACCAAGGGGCCCCAAGGGTGACAGGGGCCCTCAGGGGCCAGTGGGCCAAACAGGGCAAAAGGGtgataaaggagaaaaagggaTGCCAGGATCGGTTGGACCTAAAGGAGAGAAAGGTGTCCTTGGACAACCAGGTCCAACCGGTCCAAAGGGTACAGCTGGCGCTCGGGGTCTTCCAGGGTCTAAAGGCTCAAGAGGGTCTGGAGGTCGACCTGGAAACCCTGGTGTTCCCGGCGACCCTGGTGCTCCTGGAGTTCCTGGAAGGGATGGGCCCCCAGGGGTGCCAGGGCTACAAGGGCCACAGGGTCCCAAAGGAGATCCAGGACCTGCAGGCTTGGATGGGCCTGCTGGACCTGTGGGGCCCATGGGCCCCCCTGGTGCTCCAGGAATACCAGGGAGACCCGCACCTCCTATACTTATAAGACCATTACAACCTACCCACGTCCCTGAGCCCCCCAAACCAGCAGAGCCTGAAGGCTCCGTGTCCCGGCTGGTCCAGCCCTCTGTCAGCTCGACTACAGCACCTG GTTGCCCACCTGAGTTCAAAAAGTTTGGAGACAGCTGCTATTACCTCTCATCTGGTTCTCAGAGACTCAACTTTGATGAGGCCAACCAGTTTTGTGCTAACCGCTCATCTCATATGCTCATTATTAATGACAACGAGGAACAG CAATTTGTGAGAAATGCAATTGCTGGAAAAGGTTATTTCTGGCTGGGCCTGACTGATCGGGAGGAAGAAAATGTCTGGAAGTGGGTGGATGGCACCATTCCTGTTTTCAA GAAGTGGAAGCCTGGCCAGCCTGACAACTGGACCCATGGTCACGAAGATGGCGAAGACTGTGCTGGTCTTATCCATAATGCCAATTGGAATGATTTCTACTGCACTGACCGCATTGGCTTCATCTGTGAACGTGCCTCTGATT TAAAAGTTCCAGCTTTATAG
- the colec12 gene encoding collectin-12 isoform X2, which translates to MDNVTDGMQNYGGKINAVETDLKKLDDEAGVMSVNATSEIKTFKSDLEALQNQLNDIALRATRNRDVLDELQVTGDDMQNGHMSLQSFLEGNTASLRGLNQTLSSYGGMIDNLQTGTARLQSEIQGQVKVQSQTQVSVSALNISQSQQRSLLRNLQKTVEDTGQAVQKLKNDYQGLQQTARQNRADTEWLKEKVQNLQVLAANNSALARSNGESLEDLGAQLSTLASQIQNASAITEGHDQSMRELMDRQRDHDNATSSKFDGMEARLDRHENDMDRVTGNVSFAAQLLGSISSDLNGLRSCAETVLRHSDLLLSLNGSLTEAKEDSRELRAQQEDLAARLDKEVNNLSMVMEEMKVVDSKHSQLITNFTILQGPPGPRGPKGDRGPQGPVGQTGQKGDKGEKGMPGSVGPKGEKGVLGQPGPTGPKGTAGARGLPGSKGSRGSGGRPGNPGVPGDPGAPGVPGRDGPPGVPGLQGPQGPKGDPGPAGLDGPAGPVGPMGPPGAPGIPGRPAPPILIRPLQPTHVPEPPKPAEPEGSVSRLVQPSVSSTTAPGCPPEFKKFGDSCYYLSSGSQRLNFDEANQFCANRSSHMLIINDNEEQQFVRNAIAGKGYFWLGLTDREEENVWKWVDGTIPVFKKWKPGQPDNWTHGHEDGEDCAGLIHNANWNDFYCTDRIGFICERASDLKVPAL; encoded by the exons ATGGATAATGTTACAGATGGGATGCAGAATTATGGAGGCAAGATCAATGCTGTGGAGACAGATTTAAAGAAACTAG ATGATGAGGCAGGCGTGATGTCAGTTAATGCCACAAGTGAAATCAAAACTTTCAAATCAGATCTGGAGGCTTTACAGAACCAACTGAATGACATTGCTCTCAGGGCAACCAGAAACAGGGACGTCTTAGACGAGCTTCAGGTCACTGGAGATGACATGCAAAATGGCCACATGTCCCTGCAGAGTTTTTTGGAAGGCAATACTGCCTCATTGCGTGGGCTCAACCAGACCTTGAGCTCTTATGGTGGCATGATTGACAACCTCCAGACGGGCACCGCACGGCTCCAGTCAGAGATACAAGGTCAGGTCAAGGTGCAGAGCCAGACCCAGGTCAGCGTCAGTGCGCTAAACATCTCCCAGTCGCAGCAGCGCAGTCTGCTCAGGAACCTGCAGAAGACAGTGGAGGATACGGGCCAGGCAGTGCAGAAACTGAAGAATGATTACCAAGGTCTGCAgcagacagccagacagaaCCGGGCTGACACTGAGTGGTTAAAGGAAAAGGTCCAGAATCTCCAGGTATTGGCAGCCAACAACTCAGCTTTGGCCCGTTCCAACGGGGAATCTCTAGAGGACCTCGGGGCCCAGCTCAGCACACTAGCCAGCCAAATCCAGAACGCCTCAGCCATCACTGAAGGACACGACCAGAGCATGCGTGAGCTGATGGACCGCCAGCGAGACCACGATAACGCCACCTCATCTAAATTTGATGGGATGGAGGCACGATTAGACAGACACGAGAATGACATGGACCGTGTGACCGGAAACGTGAGCTTTGCCGCCCAGCTCCTCGGTTCCATCAGCTCCGACCTGAACGGCCTGAGATCCTGTGCTGAGACAGTGTTACGGCATTCAGACCTCTTACTAAGCCTTAATGGAAGTCTAACAGAGGCCAAGGAAGATAGCAGAGAGCTCCGTGCCCAGCAGGAGGATCTGGCAGCCAGGTTGGACAAAGAGGTCAACAACCTGTCGAtggtgatggaggagatgaaggTGGTCGACAGTAAACACTCTCAGCTCATCACCAACTTCACCATCCTGCAGG GTCCACCAGGACCAAGGGGCCCCAAGGGTGACAGGGGCCCTCAGGGGCCAGTGGGCCAAACAGGGCAAAAGGGtgataaaggagaaaaagggaTGCCAGGATCGGTTGGACCTAAAGGAGAGAAAGGTGTCCTTGGACAACCAGGTCCAACCGGTCCAAAGGGTACAGCTGGCGCTCGGGGTCTTCCAGGGTCTAAAGGCTCAAGAGGGTCTGGAGGTCGACCTGGAAACCCTGGTGTTCCCGGCGACCCTGGTGCTCCTGGAGTTCCTGGAAGGGATGGGCCCCCAGGGGTGCCAGGGCTACAAGGGCCACAGGGTCCCAAAGGAGATCCAGGACCTGCAGGCTTGGATGGGCCTGCTGGACCTGTGGGGCCCATGGGCCCCCCTGGTGCTCCAGGAATACCAGGGAGACCCGCACCTCCTATACTTATAAGACCATTACAACCTACCCACGTCCCTGAGCCCCCCAAACCAGCAGAGCCTGAAGGCTCCGTGTCCCGGCTGGTCCAGCCCTCTGTCAGCTCGACTACAGCACCTG GTTGCCCACCTGAGTTCAAAAAGTTTGGAGACAGCTGCTATTACCTCTCATCTGGTTCTCAGAGACTCAACTTTGATGAGGCCAACCAGTTTTGTGCTAACCGCTCATCTCATATGCTCATTATTAATGACAACGAGGAACAG CAATTTGTGAGAAATGCAATTGCTGGAAAAGGTTATTTCTGGCTGGGCCTGACTGATCGGGAGGAAGAAAATGTCTGGAAGTGGGTGGATGGCACCATTCCTGTTTTCAA GAAGTGGAAGCCTGGCCAGCCTGACAACTGGACCCATGGTCACGAAGATGGCGAAGACTGTGCTGGTCTTATCCATAATGCCAATTGGAATGATTTCTACTGCACTGACCGCATTGGCTTCATCTGTGAACGTGCCTCTGATT TAAAAGTTCCAGCTTTATAG